The Indicator indicator isolate 239-I01 chromosome 21, UM_Iind_1.1, whole genome shotgun sequence region CGGCGGTCCGCCTCCCCCGAGCTGCTGCGCTGCAAACGCCGCTTGGCCTTCGCAGCTCTGCCGGCCAccggagcggcggcggcggcggccgcaGTGGCTCGTCGGAACGAGAGGGAGCGCAACCGAGTGCGGCTGGTCAACATGGGCTTCGCCGCCCTCCGCCAGCACGTCCCCCACGGGGCCGCCAGCAAGAAGATGAGCAAGGTGGAAACTCTGCGCTCCGCCGTCGAGTACATCCGCGCCTTGCAGCGGCTCCTCGACGAGCACgacgccgccgccgccgctttCCCTGCCGCCGTCGTCGGGGAAGGAGGCGGCGGCTACTCCTCGGCTTCGCCTTCCTTCGCCTCCTCCGTGCCCGGCTCGCCGTGCTCCTCCGAGGAGAGCGGCTACGACGCGGCGCTCAGCCCCGAGGAGCGGGAGCTTCTGGACTTCACCAcctggctggggagctgctgacCCGGAGGGAGGTGAGGGGGGGACCCAGCGGGACGGGCAGGGGCTGCCGCTGCCCCCGGGCCTCCGGGGAGCCGGGCAGGAACCCACCGGCGCTCTCTGCGCCTCTCTTGCAGCCCGCACATAACCTCAGCGCACTCGCTCTCCGCAGCAGCCAGCATCATCCCGTATCATCCCCTCTCCTCAGAAAAACGCTCACCCCCCGATCCCGGCGGGACCcggctggctgtgcttctcgcCGGGCGGTGGCAAGTGCAATGGTGTGAAGGAGACCGAGAGAGGAGGAAGACCCCGCTGCCCCCACTCCCGGTGCTGCTCTGGAGgggtggaaagaaagaaaaaaaagacatgaaaaCCACTTGATGCTTCCTTGTTTCTGGAgggggaaagatttttttttttttttttaatcctgttgGATTCTATTTTATCTGTAACTTGAACTGCCTGTGGGACACTGGTGTATGAAGACTTATTTTTGTACAAGAAACCTtcaagaaaaaagggagaggagacaGTTCTATTTTTTAGCAAGTCCTATTCCCTTGTTCTGGAACACTGCCAGCTAGAATGTTTTGGGAACAGACACAGTttagattaaaacaaaaaaaaaggtgatttttgtttttattatttctcttcAAACACTTTAGTAACAAACTGTAAAGTTTTATGTTGTCTTAATGTGGTGTCAGAATCTGCCAGGTGTGAAGGTCCCTCTGCCCTGAAAACtgaagtttgtgttttgtttttctattattttttaacagaaaaactTGTTTTGAAGGCATTTTTTTGTCTGCACTTGCTGGGTTTTCTTACATTGTACATATGCAGTTTTTAAAAGAGTATCATATTTTATGTAAAGTGActttataaataataaaaaaaaaggtctaTTTATAAATGGCTTCAGGGCTGTGAGATATGTATATCTGCCCCAAAATGCCCCAGGGTAGCTGCTTCCTGagggggtgggatggggaagCAATGAGTGATACGCAAGTAGTTCTCCTGGACCAGGTTTCATgggcagaaggggagaaggtgCTGCAAACCCCCAGGAAGAAGGGGATATGGTGCTGCAAACCCCCAGGCTTGCTTCTCCCCCTAATCCAAGTTTTATGAACTCAGCACTTGGTGCAAGTACTGCAGAGATGATGTACACGGAGATGCAGATGTGTACAGGCAGATCTGGTGCTGGTTTCTCCTTTCCTGGACATGCAGAAGGTGCTGTGGGCCCTACTGCCCTTGACTGCAGGGATAGAGTCAGGAGAAGGTATCTGAAGTTTGTCACAGAATTGAATCATCTAGGTcagaagaaacctttaagataaTCAActattaacccaacactgccaggtcaatgtccctcagcaccacatctacatagcttttaatccctccagggatgaggattccaccactgccctgggcagcctgttccagggcttgacagcccttttggggaagaaattgttcctcatgtccagcccaAACATTCCCTGATGAAAGAAGCACTGTCCTGGCACCTGCTCTCAGGGGTTAGGTTGAGTCTCCTTTATTTAGGGGAGCACCATCTCTGGGAACAGTGCTGTCGTTCAAACCTAACATATAACCAACAGCATCCCCCTCTgacctcctctgcctgcagctgcatgAACAGATACTTAGATAAAGGCAATAACATTAATTGCTCCTTTGAAACGATTGTCAGAGGCTCTGATTTCACTGGAGCTCTTGAAGGCAAGGAACAGACTCTGCCCATTACTTTTGGGCTTGTGCTGAAGACCTCCTTCAGCAGAGGTGAGCCAGAGGTAAGGCAGGTACCTGTGAAACAAATCACAGTGATGACAGCACAAAAACCaactgcagaggctgtgccttCTCTTCAGAAGCTCTAGTGAGTGTTAGTAGATTGGGCTGGCCTATGGAATATGCTGAGCGTACAC contains the following coding sequences:
- the ASCL2 gene encoding achaete-scute homolog 2, which codes for MNGGAVLPLPPPAAAAPPARRRSASPELLRCKRRLAFAALPATGAAAAAAAVARRNERERNRVRLVNMGFAALRQHVPHGAASKKMSKVETLRSAVEYIRALQRLLDEHDAAAAAFPAAVVGEGGGGYSSASPSFASSVPGSPCSSEESGYDAALSPEERELLDFTTWLGSC